A genomic region of Clarias gariepinus isolate MV-2021 ecotype Netherlands chromosome 23, CGAR_prim_01v2, whole genome shotgun sequence contains the following coding sequences:
- the sele gene encoding E-selectin isoform X1, translating into MDFYNTHMTKISTFFILLVASLSQWTGVEGWSYHRSEVTMDWAAARNWCREHYTDMVAIQNHDEIEHLNSILPQVAGYYWIGIRKINSTWTWVGTNKPLTAEAENWAQGEPNNGRNNEDCVEIYIKRKHDAGKWNDESCKKQKTALCYTASCQIDSCSYKGECVETINSHRCECFEGFYGEKCEHVVKCDEKEIFDPEHGGVQCHHPNGDFSYKSECKYSCHEGYQLVGKETTQCIKAWSNKRPTCELIHCFELNMTLHGDIQCNHSLSPFSYQSSCEFSCEEGYTLTGSSSSWLICDAFGNWNDSQPTCEAVRCPTIDAPENGTMSCSGERYGSRCVFSCNAGFRLLGESELTCTKTAQWSQQTPSCTAVQCPALQTPQNGRVSCTDETLSTGSICSFTCDEGFSLEGALSIECTGSGEWSTDVPSCTAVRCPTIDAPENGTMSCSGERYGSRCVFSCNAGFRLLGESELTCTKTAQWSQQTPSCTAVQCPALQTPVNGRVSCTDKTLSTGSICSFTCDEGFSLEGALSIECTGTGEWSTDLPSCTAVRCPTIDAPENGTMSCSGERYGSRCVFSCNAGFRLLGESELTCTKTAQWSQQTPSCTAVQCPALQTPQNGSVSCTDETLSTGSICSFTCDEGFSLEGALSIECTGSGEWSTDIPSCTAVQCPALQTPLNGSVSCTDETLSTGSICSFTCDEGFSLEGALSIECTGTGEWSTDVPSCTAVRCSYLQKPTNGFINCSSEEAVFSTSCSFTCFNDYQLNGHKMVMCSLNGSWTGEVPECQAHPATFSPSLVSGLTIGVGGTTALSSLALVFSILKRLRKMKAKKFDIR; encoded by the exons ATG GATTTCTACAATACACATATGACCAAAATCTCTACATTTTTCATTCTGCTTGTTGCAA GTCTAAGTCAGTGGACAGGAGTTGAAGGCTGGTCGTACCACCGATCGGAGGTTACCATGGACTGGGCAGCAGCCCGTAACTGGTGTAGGGAACACTACACCGACATGGTGGCCATTCAAAACCATGATGAGATAGAACACCTCAACAGTATTCTCCCCCAGGTGGCAGGATACTACTGGATCGGTATTCGCAAAATTAACAGTACCTGGACCTGGGTGGGAACCAATAAGCCTCTGACAGCAGAAGCTGAGAACTGGGCTCAAGGGGAACCTAATAATGGACGCAACAATGAGGACTGTGTGGAAATCTACATCAAGAGAAAACATGATGCGGGCAAGTGGAATGACGAGTCCTGCAAAAAGCAGAAGACTGCACTATGTTACACTG CATCCTGTCAGATAGACTCCTGCAGCTATAAGGGGGAGTGTGTTGAGACCATTAACAGCCACCGGTGTGAGTGTTTTGAGGGCTTTTATGGAGAAAAGTGTGAACATG TTGTCAAATGTGACGAAAAGGAAATCTTTGATCCTGAGCATGGCGGCGTCCAATGCCACCACCCTAATGGAGACTTTTCTTACAAATCTGAATGCAAGTATTCCTGTCATGAGGGCTACCAGTTGGTGGGCAAAGAAACAACACAATGTATTAAGGCATGGTCCAACAAACGCCCAACCTGTGAAT taaTCCATTGCTTTGAGCTGAATATGACACTTCATGGAGACATACAGTGCAATCACTCACTTTCACCCTTCAGCTATCAGTCCTCCTGTGAGTTTAGCTGTGAGGAAGGGTACACACTAACAGGTTCCAGCTCCAGCTGGCTGATATGTGATGCATTTGGGAACTGGAATGATTCACAACCCACCTGTGAAG CTGTCCGCTGTCCGACTATTGATGCCCCAGAGAATGGGACAATGAGCTGCAGTGGAGAGAGATATGGGAGCAGATGTGTGTTCAGCTGTAATGCCGGGTTCAGACTTTTGGGCGAGTCAGAGCTTACATGCACCAAAACTGCTCAGTGGAGCCAGCAGACACCTTCCTGCACAG CCGTTCAGTGTCCCGCTCTCCAGACTCCACAGAATGGCCGTGTGTCCTGTACAGATGAGACTCTCAGTACAGGCTCCATATGCAGCTTCACTTGTGATGAGGGCTTCAGTCTGGAGGGGGCATTGAGCATAGAGTGTACCGGGAGTGGAGAATGGAGCACAGATGTCCCCAGCTGCACAG CTGTCCGCTGTCCGACTATTGATGCCCCGGAGAATGGGACAATGAGCTGCAGTGGAGAGAGATATGGGAGCAGATGTGTGTTCAGCTGTAATGCCGGGTTCAGACTTTTGGGCGAGTCAGAGCTCACATGCACCAAAACTGCTCAGTGGAGCCAGCAGACACCTTCCTGCACAG CCGTTCAGTGTCCCGCTCTCCAGACTCCAGTGAATGGCCGTGTGTCCTGTACAGATAAGACTCTCAGTACAGGCTCCATATGCAGCTTCACTTGTGATGAGGGATTTAGCCTGGAGGGGGCATTGAGCATAGAGTGTACCGGGACCGGAGAATGGAGCACAGACCTCCCCAGCTGCACAG CTGTCCGCTGTCCGACTATTGATGCCCCAGAGAATGGGACAATGAGCTGCAGTGGAGAGAGATATGGGAGCAGATGTGTGTTCAGCTGTAATGCCGGGTTCAGACTGTTGGGCGAGTCAGAGCTCACATGCACCAAAACTGCTCAGTGGAGCCAGCAGACACCTTCCTGCACAG CCGTTCAGTGTCCCGCTCTCCAGACTCCACAGAATGGCAGTGTGTCCTGTACAGATGAGACTCTCAGTACAGGCTCCATATGCAGCTTCACTTGTGATGAGGGCTTCAGCCTGGAGGGGGCATTGAGCATAGAGTGTACCGGGAGTGGAGAATGGAGCACAGACATCCCCAGCTGCACAG CTGTTCAGTGTCCCGCTCTCCAGACTCCACTGAATGGCAGTGTGTCCTGTACAGATGAGACTCTCAGTACAGGCTCCATATGCAGCTTCACTTGTGATGAGGGCTTCAGCCTGGAGGGGGCATTGAGCATAGAGTGTACCGGGACCGGAGAATGGAGCACAGATGTCCCCAGCTGCACAG CAGTGAGATGTTCCTACCTCCAGAAGCCAACCAATGGCTTTATCAACTGTTCTTCAGAGGAAGCTGTCTTTAGCACTTCCTGTTCCTTCACCTGTTTCAATGACTATCAGCTTAATGGTCACAAGATGGTGATGTGCAGCCTTAATGGCAGCTGGACTGGAGAGGTGCCTGAATGCCAGG CTCATCCTGCTACCTTCAGCCCGTCTCTGGTGTCTGGCCTAACCATAGGTGTTGGAGGCACGACTGCACTTTCCAGCCTCGCTCTTGTCTTCTCGATACTAAAGAGACTCAGAAAGATGAAAG CTAAGAAGTTTGACATTAGGTGA
- the sele gene encoding E-selectin isoform X4: MDFYNTHMTKISTFFILLVASLSQWTGVEGWSYHRSEVTMDWAAARNWCREHYTDMVAIQNHDEIEHLNSILPQVAGYYWIGIRKINSTWTWVGTNKPLTAEAENWAQGEPNNGRNNEDCVEIYIKRKHDAGKWNDESCKKQKTALCYTASCQIDSCSYKGECVETINSHRCECFEGFYGEKCEHVVKCDEKEIFDPEHGGVQCHHPNGDFSYKSECKYSCHEGYQLVGKETTQCIKAWSNKRPTCELIHCFELNMTLHGDIQCNHSLSPFSYQSSCEFSCEEGYTLTGSSSSWLICDAFGNWNDSQPTCEAVRCPTIDAPENGTMSCSGERYGSRCVFSCNAGFRLLGESELTCTKTAQWSQQTPSCTAVQCPALQTPVNGRVSCTDKTLSTGSICSFTCDEGFSLEGALSIECTGTGEWSTDLPSCTAVRCPTIDAPENGTMSCSGERYGSRCVFSCNAGFRLLGESELTCTKTAQWSQQTPSCTAVQCPALQTPQNGSVSCTDETLSTGSICSFTCDEGFSLEGALSIECTGSGEWSTDIPSCTAVQCPALQTPLNGSVSCTDETLSTGSICSFTCDEGFSLEGALSIECTGTGEWSTDVPSCTAVRCSYLQKPTNGFINCSSEEAVFSTSCSFTCFNDYQLNGHKMVMCSLNGSWTGEVPECQAHPATFSPSLVSGLTIGVGGTTALSSLALVFSILKRLRKMKAKKFDIR, translated from the exons ATG GATTTCTACAATACACATATGACCAAAATCTCTACATTTTTCATTCTGCTTGTTGCAA GTCTAAGTCAGTGGACAGGAGTTGAAGGCTGGTCGTACCACCGATCGGAGGTTACCATGGACTGGGCAGCAGCCCGTAACTGGTGTAGGGAACACTACACCGACATGGTGGCCATTCAAAACCATGATGAGATAGAACACCTCAACAGTATTCTCCCCCAGGTGGCAGGATACTACTGGATCGGTATTCGCAAAATTAACAGTACCTGGACCTGGGTGGGAACCAATAAGCCTCTGACAGCAGAAGCTGAGAACTGGGCTCAAGGGGAACCTAATAATGGACGCAACAATGAGGACTGTGTGGAAATCTACATCAAGAGAAAACATGATGCGGGCAAGTGGAATGACGAGTCCTGCAAAAAGCAGAAGACTGCACTATGTTACACTG CATCCTGTCAGATAGACTCCTGCAGCTATAAGGGGGAGTGTGTTGAGACCATTAACAGCCACCGGTGTGAGTGTTTTGAGGGCTTTTATGGAGAAAAGTGTGAACATG TTGTCAAATGTGACGAAAAGGAAATCTTTGATCCTGAGCATGGCGGCGTCCAATGCCACCACCCTAATGGAGACTTTTCTTACAAATCTGAATGCAAGTATTCCTGTCATGAGGGCTACCAGTTGGTGGGCAAAGAAACAACACAATGTATTAAGGCATGGTCCAACAAACGCCCAACCTGTGAAT taaTCCATTGCTTTGAGCTGAATATGACACTTCATGGAGACATACAGTGCAATCACTCACTTTCACCCTTCAGCTATCAGTCCTCCTGTGAGTTTAGCTGTGAGGAAGGGTACACACTAACAGGTTCCAGCTCCAGCTGGCTGATATGTGATGCATTTGGGAACTGGAATGATTCACAACCCACCTGTGAAG CTGTCCGCTGTCCGACTATTGATGCCCCGGAGAATGGGACAATGAGCTGCAGTGGAGAGAGATATGGGAGCAGATGTGTGTTCAGCTGTAATGCCGGGTTCAGACTTTTGGGCGAGTCAGAGCTCACATGCACCAAAACTGCTCAGTGGAGCCAGCAGACACCTTCCTGCACAG CCGTTCAGTGTCCCGCTCTCCAGACTCCAGTGAATGGCCGTGTGTCCTGTACAGATAAGACTCTCAGTACAGGCTCCATATGCAGCTTCACTTGTGATGAGGGATTTAGCCTGGAGGGGGCATTGAGCATAGAGTGTACCGGGACCGGAGAATGGAGCACAGACCTCCCCAGCTGCACAG CTGTCCGCTGTCCGACTATTGATGCCCCAGAGAATGGGACAATGAGCTGCAGTGGAGAGAGATATGGGAGCAGATGTGTGTTCAGCTGTAATGCCGGGTTCAGACTGTTGGGCGAGTCAGAGCTCACATGCACCAAAACTGCTCAGTGGAGCCAGCAGACACCTTCCTGCACAG CCGTTCAGTGTCCCGCTCTCCAGACTCCACAGAATGGCAGTGTGTCCTGTACAGATGAGACTCTCAGTACAGGCTCCATATGCAGCTTCACTTGTGATGAGGGCTTCAGCCTGGAGGGGGCATTGAGCATAGAGTGTACCGGGAGTGGAGAATGGAGCACAGACATCCCCAGCTGCACAG CTGTTCAGTGTCCCGCTCTCCAGACTCCACTGAATGGCAGTGTGTCCTGTACAGATGAGACTCTCAGTACAGGCTCCATATGCAGCTTCACTTGTGATGAGGGCTTCAGCCTGGAGGGGGCATTGAGCATAGAGTGTACCGGGACCGGAGAATGGAGCACAGATGTCCCCAGCTGCACAG CAGTGAGATGTTCCTACCTCCAGAAGCCAACCAATGGCTTTATCAACTGTTCTTCAGAGGAAGCTGTCTTTAGCACTTCCTGTTCCTTCACCTGTTTCAATGACTATCAGCTTAATGGTCACAAGATGGTGATGTGCAGCCTTAATGGCAGCTGGACTGGAGAGGTGCCTGAATGCCAGG CTCATCCTGCTACCTTCAGCCCGTCTCTGGTGTCTGGCCTAACCATAGGTGTTGGAGGCACGACTGCACTTTCCAGCCTCGCTCTTGTCTTCTCGATACTAAAGAGACTCAGAAAGATGAAAG CTAAGAAGTTTGACATTAGGTGA
- the sele gene encoding E-selectin isoform X2 → MDFYNTHMTKISTFFILLVASLSQWTGVEGWSYHRSEVTMDWAAARNWCREHYTDMVAIQNHDEIEHLNSILPQVAGYYWIGIRKINSTWTWVGTNKPLTAEAENWAQGEPNNGRNNEDCVEIYIKRKHDAGKWNDESCKKQKTALCYTASCQIDSCSYKGECVETINSHRCECFEGFYGEKCEHVVKCDEKEIFDPEHGGVQCHHPNGDFSYKSECKYSCHEGYQLVGKETTQCIKAWSNKRPTCELIHCFELNMTLHGDIQCNHSLSPFSYQSSCEFSCEEGYTLTGSSSSWLICDAFGNWNDSQPTCEAVRCPTIDAPENGTMSCSGERYGSRCVFSCNAGFRLLGESELTCTKTAQWSQQTPSCTAVQCPALQTPQNGRVSCTDETLSTGSICSFTCDEGFSLEGALSIECTGSGEWSTDVPSCTAVRCPTIDAPENGTMSCSGERYGSRCVFSCNAGFRLLGESELTCTKTAQWSQQTPSCTAVQCPALQTPVNGRVSCTDKTLSTGSICSFTCDEGFSLEGALSIECTGTGEWSTDLPSCTAVQCPALQTPQNGSVSCTDETLSTGSICSFTCDEGFSLEGALSIECTGSGEWSTDIPSCTAVQCPALQTPLNGSVSCTDETLSTGSICSFTCDEGFSLEGALSIECTGTGEWSTDVPSCTAVRCSYLQKPTNGFINCSSEEAVFSTSCSFTCFNDYQLNGHKMVMCSLNGSWTGEVPECQAHPATFSPSLVSGLTIGVGGTTALSSLALVFSILKRLRKMKAKKFDIR, encoded by the exons ATG GATTTCTACAATACACATATGACCAAAATCTCTACATTTTTCATTCTGCTTGTTGCAA GTCTAAGTCAGTGGACAGGAGTTGAAGGCTGGTCGTACCACCGATCGGAGGTTACCATGGACTGGGCAGCAGCCCGTAACTGGTGTAGGGAACACTACACCGACATGGTGGCCATTCAAAACCATGATGAGATAGAACACCTCAACAGTATTCTCCCCCAGGTGGCAGGATACTACTGGATCGGTATTCGCAAAATTAACAGTACCTGGACCTGGGTGGGAACCAATAAGCCTCTGACAGCAGAAGCTGAGAACTGGGCTCAAGGGGAACCTAATAATGGACGCAACAATGAGGACTGTGTGGAAATCTACATCAAGAGAAAACATGATGCGGGCAAGTGGAATGACGAGTCCTGCAAAAAGCAGAAGACTGCACTATGTTACACTG CATCCTGTCAGATAGACTCCTGCAGCTATAAGGGGGAGTGTGTTGAGACCATTAACAGCCACCGGTGTGAGTGTTTTGAGGGCTTTTATGGAGAAAAGTGTGAACATG TTGTCAAATGTGACGAAAAGGAAATCTTTGATCCTGAGCATGGCGGCGTCCAATGCCACCACCCTAATGGAGACTTTTCTTACAAATCTGAATGCAAGTATTCCTGTCATGAGGGCTACCAGTTGGTGGGCAAAGAAACAACACAATGTATTAAGGCATGGTCCAACAAACGCCCAACCTGTGAAT taaTCCATTGCTTTGAGCTGAATATGACACTTCATGGAGACATACAGTGCAATCACTCACTTTCACCCTTCAGCTATCAGTCCTCCTGTGAGTTTAGCTGTGAGGAAGGGTACACACTAACAGGTTCCAGCTCCAGCTGGCTGATATGTGATGCATTTGGGAACTGGAATGATTCACAACCCACCTGTGAAG CTGTCCGCTGTCCGACTATTGATGCCCCAGAGAATGGGACAATGAGCTGCAGTGGAGAGAGATATGGGAGCAGATGTGTGTTCAGCTGTAATGCCGGGTTCAGACTTTTGGGCGAGTCAGAGCTTACATGCACCAAAACTGCTCAGTGGAGCCAGCAGACACCTTCCTGCACAG CCGTTCAGTGTCCCGCTCTCCAGACTCCACAGAATGGCCGTGTGTCCTGTACAGATGAGACTCTCAGTACAGGCTCCATATGCAGCTTCACTTGTGATGAGGGCTTCAGTCTGGAGGGGGCATTGAGCATAGAGTGTACCGGGAGTGGAGAATGGAGCACAGATGTCCCCAGCTGCACAG CTGTCCGCTGTCCGACTATTGATGCCCCGGAGAATGGGACAATGAGCTGCAGTGGAGAGAGATATGGGAGCAGATGTGTGTTCAGCTGTAATGCCGGGTTCAGACTTTTGGGCGAGTCAGAGCTCACATGCACCAAAACTGCTCAGTGGAGCCAGCAGACACCTTCCTGCACAG CCGTTCAGTGTCCCGCTCTCCAGACTCCAGTGAATGGCCGTGTGTCCTGTACAGATAAGACTCTCAGTACAGGCTCCATATGCAGCTTCACTTGTGATGAGGGATTTAGCCTGGAGGGGGCATTGAGCATAGAGTGTACCGGGACCGGAGAATGGAGCACAGACCTCCCCAGCTGCACAG CCGTTCAGTGTCCCGCTCTCCAGACTCCACAGAATGGCAGTGTGTCCTGTACAGATGAGACTCTCAGTACAGGCTCCATATGCAGCTTCACTTGTGATGAGGGCTTCAGCCTGGAGGGGGCATTGAGCATAGAGTGTACCGGGAGTGGAGAATGGAGCACAGACATCCCCAGCTGCACAG CTGTTCAGTGTCCCGCTCTCCAGACTCCACTGAATGGCAGTGTGTCCTGTACAGATGAGACTCTCAGTACAGGCTCCATATGCAGCTTCACTTGTGATGAGGGCTTCAGCCTGGAGGGGGCATTGAGCATAGAGTGTACCGGGACCGGAGAATGGAGCACAGATGTCCCCAGCTGCACAG CAGTGAGATGTTCCTACCTCCAGAAGCCAACCAATGGCTTTATCAACTGTTCTTCAGAGGAAGCTGTCTTTAGCACTTCCTGTTCCTTCACCTGTTTCAATGACTATCAGCTTAATGGTCACAAGATGGTGATGTGCAGCCTTAATGGCAGCTGGACTGGAGAGGTGCCTGAATGCCAGG CTCATCCTGCTACCTTCAGCCCGTCTCTGGTGTCTGGCCTAACCATAGGTGTTGGAGGCACGACTGCACTTTCCAGCCTCGCTCTTGTCTTCTCGATACTAAAGAGACTCAGAAAGATGAAAG CTAAGAAGTTTGACATTAGGTGA
- the sele gene encoding E-selectin isoform X3 translates to MDFYNTHMTKISTFFILLVASLSQWTGVEGWSYHRSEVTMDWAAARNWCREHYTDMVAIQNHDEIEHLNSILPQVAGYYWIGIRKINSTWTWVGTNKPLTAEAENWAQGEPNNGRNNEDCVEIYIKRKHDAGKWNDESCKKQKTALCYTASCQIDSCSYKGECVETINSHRCECFEGFYGEKCEHVVKCDEKEIFDPEHGGVQCHHPNGDFSYKSECKYSCHEGYQLVGKETTQCIKAWSNKRPTCELIHCFELNMTLHGDIQCNHSLSPFSYQSSCEFSCEEGYTLTGSSSSWLICDAFGNWNDSQPTCEAVRCPTIDAPENGTMSCSGERYGSRCVFSCNAGFRLLGESELTCTKTAQWSQQTPSCTAVQCPALQTPQNGRVSCTDETLSTGSICSFTCDEGFSLEGALSIECTGSGEWSTDVPSCTAVRCPTIDAPENGTMSCSGERYGSRCVFSCNAGFRLLGESELTCTKTAQWSQQTPSCTAVQCPALQTPVNGRVSCTDKTLSTGSICSFTCDEGFSLEGALSIECTGTGEWSTDLPSCTAVRCPTIDAPENGTMSCSGERYGSRCVFSCNAGFRLLGESELTCTKTAQWSQQTPSCTAVQCPALQTPQNGSVSCTDETLSTGSICSFTCDEGFSLEGALSIECTGSGEWSTDIPSCTAVRCSYLQKPTNGFINCSSEEAVFSTSCSFTCFNDYQLNGHKMVMCSLNGSWTGEVPECQAHPATFSPSLVSGLTIGVGGTTALSSLALVFSILKRLRKMKAKKFDIR, encoded by the exons ATG GATTTCTACAATACACATATGACCAAAATCTCTACATTTTTCATTCTGCTTGTTGCAA GTCTAAGTCAGTGGACAGGAGTTGAAGGCTGGTCGTACCACCGATCGGAGGTTACCATGGACTGGGCAGCAGCCCGTAACTGGTGTAGGGAACACTACACCGACATGGTGGCCATTCAAAACCATGATGAGATAGAACACCTCAACAGTATTCTCCCCCAGGTGGCAGGATACTACTGGATCGGTATTCGCAAAATTAACAGTACCTGGACCTGGGTGGGAACCAATAAGCCTCTGACAGCAGAAGCTGAGAACTGGGCTCAAGGGGAACCTAATAATGGACGCAACAATGAGGACTGTGTGGAAATCTACATCAAGAGAAAACATGATGCGGGCAAGTGGAATGACGAGTCCTGCAAAAAGCAGAAGACTGCACTATGTTACACTG CATCCTGTCAGATAGACTCCTGCAGCTATAAGGGGGAGTGTGTTGAGACCATTAACAGCCACCGGTGTGAGTGTTTTGAGGGCTTTTATGGAGAAAAGTGTGAACATG TTGTCAAATGTGACGAAAAGGAAATCTTTGATCCTGAGCATGGCGGCGTCCAATGCCACCACCCTAATGGAGACTTTTCTTACAAATCTGAATGCAAGTATTCCTGTCATGAGGGCTACCAGTTGGTGGGCAAAGAAACAACACAATGTATTAAGGCATGGTCCAACAAACGCCCAACCTGTGAAT taaTCCATTGCTTTGAGCTGAATATGACACTTCATGGAGACATACAGTGCAATCACTCACTTTCACCCTTCAGCTATCAGTCCTCCTGTGAGTTTAGCTGTGAGGAAGGGTACACACTAACAGGTTCCAGCTCCAGCTGGCTGATATGTGATGCATTTGGGAACTGGAATGATTCACAACCCACCTGTGAAG CTGTCCGCTGTCCGACTATTGATGCCCCAGAGAATGGGACAATGAGCTGCAGTGGAGAGAGATATGGGAGCAGATGTGTGTTCAGCTGTAATGCCGGGTTCAGACTTTTGGGCGAGTCAGAGCTTACATGCACCAAAACTGCTCAGTGGAGCCAGCAGACACCTTCCTGCACAG CCGTTCAGTGTCCCGCTCTCCAGACTCCACAGAATGGCCGTGTGTCCTGTACAGATGAGACTCTCAGTACAGGCTCCATATGCAGCTTCACTTGTGATGAGGGCTTCAGTCTGGAGGGGGCATTGAGCATAGAGTGTACCGGGAGTGGAGAATGGAGCACAGATGTCCCCAGCTGCACAG CTGTCCGCTGTCCGACTATTGATGCCCCGGAGAATGGGACAATGAGCTGCAGTGGAGAGAGATATGGGAGCAGATGTGTGTTCAGCTGTAATGCCGGGTTCAGACTTTTGGGCGAGTCAGAGCTCACATGCACCAAAACTGCTCAGTGGAGCCAGCAGACACCTTCCTGCACAG CCGTTCAGTGTCCCGCTCTCCAGACTCCAGTGAATGGCCGTGTGTCCTGTACAGATAAGACTCTCAGTACAGGCTCCATATGCAGCTTCACTTGTGATGAGGGATTTAGCCTGGAGGGGGCATTGAGCATAGAGTGTACCGGGACCGGAGAATGGAGCACAGACCTCCCCAGCTGCACAG CTGTCCGCTGTCCGACTATTGATGCCCCAGAGAATGGGACAATGAGCTGCAGTGGAGAGAGATATGGGAGCAGATGTGTGTTCAGCTGTAATGCCGGGTTCAGACTGTTGGGCGAGTCAGAGCTCACATGCACCAAAACTGCTCAGTGGAGCCAGCAGACACCTTCCTGCACAG CCGTTCAGTGTCCCGCTCTCCAGACTCCACAGAATGGCAGTGTGTCCTGTACAGATGAGACTCTCAGTACAGGCTCCATATGCAGCTTCACTTGTGATGAGGGCTTCAGCCTGGAGGGGGCATTGAGCATAGAGTGTACCGGGAGTGGAGAATGGAGCACAGACATCCCCAGCTGCACAG CAGTGAGATGTTCCTACCTCCAGAAGCCAACCAATGGCTTTATCAACTGTTCTTCAGAGGAAGCTGTCTTTAGCACTTCCTGTTCCTTCACCTGTTTCAATGACTATCAGCTTAATGGTCACAAGATGGTGATGTGCAGCCTTAATGGCAGCTGGACTGGAGAGGTGCCTGAATGCCAGG CTCATCCTGCTACCTTCAGCCCGTCTCTGGTGTCTGGCCTAACCATAGGTGTTGGAGGCACGACTGCACTTTCCAGCCTCGCTCTTGTCTTCTCGATACTAAAGAGACTCAGAAAGATGAAAG CTAAGAAGTTTGACATTAGGTGA